A stretch of the Larimichthys crocea isolate SSNF chromosome IX, L_crocea_2.0, whole genome shotgun sequence genome encodes the following:
- the hip1r gene encoding huntingtin-interacting protein 1-related protein: MSKTKNKSDNKTEKALAAEKEQFGKQQLHSISKTVATTETPPKEKYVRNIIMGTHKEGGATTFWSYILNLPLSSNSMVSWKFCYLLHKVLRDGHRNAVRDSHRYCRNIKDMGVLWGNLHDRYGHIVALSAKFLCLKMEFHAKHKAIPGNLEASDETLDREVGNDPTKVLDITQELLDYLDAGLKMSETVLRQLDANGAKSTTPAGQCRLTPLIPLILDCSFLYHFSVLMMFKLHSRIAPDVLLGHRERFRDLFTGLTQFFDRAREMEFFKSIIQIPDLPDGPPNFLRAAALGEYKKPVVVMPNEERHEEEEPEPQPEFREAQQIPQYYLLSQMGAPDAPPEQRDSQNDSLKRELEVLKPELQLIKSEAQRCVTELKAQVNRLEAEVEDQRTHKQMAMVENEHLRMEVESLRSANAMSVGAQIGFKEADTRAQAAEVRFSQLKERHAELITSHADLMKKNAETVKLLSSTKHGQDDLLRARQQLENELENLRQEKRNMTNQQQQQVERLSKELLEQRAELAHLRSTLDNKEREGSQTSSSLAALQAERDVLLRSAREKDAELSSLRQQAQQQQGSLDLERDRLNRELEALRAQLQQQLAINAEQKLEIDRLRRELDSTRAELSRANSALQSKEMSGTQLSGTLAGLQAEREVLLRSVRDQEAELNSLRQQAQLHQSSLEQERQRSSMEMGHLHAQLQQQACREGELTHKLQEEQFCLLQCAVVEAEGIILDAVAKLDDPIHVCCISSPDYLVNRAEITLGSIDKMQQSHSVYMANRNDASGLLRAVTQFSHLAADTIVNGAATSHSAPTDQADCLTDSCRDCANNCLQFLRDLKIQASLPRADPTAVRYTVQRILALGQDLRPKGRDVLKEELGYVVDKEMIATSTAIEEAVLRMDEILNQAKRDTTGVKLEVNQSILGSCSDLMKAVHMLVTAATDLQKDIVEGGRGAASVTEFYAKNSRWTEGLISASKAVGWGATQLLDSADRVVGENGTYEELIASSHEIAGSTAQLVAASKVKADRNNKKLYTLQQASRHVRDMAAVVVTSTKHGQRQISDQGPMDFSGMSLIKLKKEEMEVQVKVLQLENQLEQERVHLGELRKKHYELGSSVCIEDEDGAENFPPPPPPTLLDSTPAAQSSSQTYLNTQSYASTNPFAPAQTQAPPQSYTPTQTYTSQAQTSTPSQTYTPTQTYTPSQPYTAPQPYTPSQPYTPSQTYTPSQTYTSQAQTSTPSQTYTPALTYTPSQPYTAPQPYTPSQPYTPSQPYTPSQPYTPSQPYTPSQPYVPAQPYTPNPTQSYLKPLSQPSSEASANTRPKSPSLSASRKPNIFTKSGNLLKNAFKRGEAGTGES, from the exons ATGAGCAAAACGAAGAACAAAAGCGACAATAAGACGGAAAAAGCTTTGGCTGCGGAGAAAGAGCAGTTTGGTAAACAGCAG ctccacAGCATCAGCAAAACTGTCGCCACCACTGAAACACCGCCCAAAGAGAAATATGTGCGCA ACATCATCATGGGTACACATAAGGAGGGTGGAGCCACCACCTTCTGGTCCTACATCCTGAACCTGCCTCTGTCCAGCAACTCCATGGTCAGCTGGAAGTTCTGCTATCTGCTGCACAAAGTTCTCCGGGACGGACACAGAAAT GCTGTCAGAGACTCTCACAGATACTGCCGCAACATTAAAGACATGGGTGTCCTCTGG GGAAACCTGCACGATCGATACGGTCACATCGTTGCTTTGTCTGCCAAGTTTCTCTGCCTCAAAATGGAATTTCACGCAAAG CACAAGGCGATTCCAGGCAACCTGGAGGCGAGTGACGAGACGTTGGACAGGGAAGTAGGAAATGACCCGACCAAAGT GTTAGACATAACGCAGGAACTGCTGGACTACCTGGATGCTGGACTGAAGATGTCTGAGACAG TTTTGCGCCAGCTCGACGCCAACGGGGCCAAATCTACAACTCCAGCCGGACAGTGCAGACTGACTCCTCTGATCCCGCTCATACTGGACTGCAGCTTTCTTTACCACTTCTCCGTCCTGATGATGTTCAAGCTGCACAGCC GCATTGCTCCAGATGTTCTTCTGGGACATCGAGAGCGCTTCCGTGATCTATTTACAGG CCTAACACAGTTCTTCGACAGAGCCAGAGAAATGGAGTTCTTTAAAAGCATCATCCAGATCCCAGATCTCCCAGAT GGTCCTCCAAACTTCCTGCGTGCCGCCGCCTTGGGTGAATACAAAAAGCCGGTGGTGGTGATGCCCAACGAGGAGCGTCACGAGGAGGAGGAACCGGAGCCGCAGCCAGAGTTTAGAGAAGCACAGCAGATCCCACAG TACTATTTGCTCAGCCAGATGGGAGCTCCCGACGCTCCGCCTGAACAGAGGGATTCACAGAATGACAGTCTGAAGAGAGAGTTAGAGGTGCTCAAACCAGAGCTGCAGCTCATCAAGTCTGAG GCTCAGAGGTGTGTCACTGAGTTAAAGGCTCAGGTGAACCGTCTGGAGGCCGAGGTCGAGGACCAGCGCACCCACAAACAGATGGCCATGGTGGAGAACGAACACCTGCGGATGGAGGTGGAGAGTCTGCGGAGCGCCAACGCCATGAGTGTCGGGGCTCAGATCGGCTTTAAGGAGGCGGACA CGAGAGCTCAGGCAGCAGAGGTTCGATTCAGTCAACTCAAAGAGAGACACGCAGAGCTGATCACCAGCCACGCTGACTTAATGAAGAAG AACGCAGAAACGGTGAAGCTTCTGTCGAGCACAAAACACGGCCAAGACGACCTGCTGAGAGCCAGACAGCAGCTGGAAAACGAGCTGGAAAATCTACGACAGGAGAAGAGAAACATG AcgaatcagcagcagcagcaggtcgaGCGACTCAGCAAAGAACTGCTGGAGCAAAGAGCAGAGCTGGCTCACCTTCGCAGCACTCTGGACAACAAAGAGAGG gaGGGATCTCAGACGAGCAGCAGCCTGGCAGCTCTGCAGGCGGAGCGCGATGTGCTGCTTCGCTCGGCCCGAGAGAAAGACGCCGAGCTGTCCTCGCTGAGACAgcaggcacagcagcagcagggctccCTGGACCTGGAGAGAGACCGGCTGAACCGAGAGCTGGAGGCTCTGAGAGCCCAGCTGCAGCAACAG CTCGCCATCAACGCGGAGCAGAAGCTGGAGATCGACCGGCTGAGACGAGAGCTGGACTCGACACGAGCAGAGCTGTCGCGTGCAAACAGCGCCCTGCAGAGCAAAGAGATG AGCGGCACCCAGCTGAGCGGCACTCTGGCGGGGCTGCAGGCGGAGAGGGAGGTGCTGCTGCGCTCGGTGAGGGACCAGGAGGCCGAGCTGAACTCCCTCAGACAGCAGGCTCAGCTCCACCAGAGCTCCCTGGAGCAGGAGAGGCAGCGGAGCAGCATGGAGATGGGACACCTGCACGCTCAGTTACAGCAACAG GCCTGTCGTGAAGGAGAGCTGACCCAcaagctgcaggaggagcagttctgtctgctgcagtgtgCTGTGGTGGAGGCCGAGGGCATCATACTGGACGCTGTGGCCAAACTGGACGATCCCATACACGTCTGCTGCATCAGCTCGCCTG ATTATTTGGTGAATCGAGCTGAAATCACTTTGGGTTCGATCGACAAAATGCAGCAGAGTCACTCGGTCTACATGGCAAACAGGAACG ATGCGAGCGGTCTGCTGCGAGCGGTCACACAGTTTTCTCACCTCGCCGCTGACACGATCGTCAACGGAGCAGCAACATCTCACTCTGCTCCGACCGACCAGGCCGACT GTTTAACTGACAGCTGTCGGGACTGTGCCAACAACTGCCTCCAGTTCCTGAGGGATCTGAAGATTCAGGCCAGTCTACCGAGAGCGGATCCCACCGCGGTCCGATACACTGTCCAACGCATCCTCGCTTtgggacag GATCTACGCCCCAAAGGACGCGACGTGCTGAAAGAAGAGCTGGGATACGTGGTGGACAAAGAGATGATCGCTACATCAACTGCCATCGAAGAGGCCGTGCTGCGGATGGAt GAGATCCTGAATCAGGCGAAGAGAGACACAACCGGCGTTAAGCTGGAAGTCAACCAGAG TATCCTGGGATCGTGTTCAGACCTGATGAAG GCTGTTCACATGCTGGTGACCGCCGCTACTGACCTACAAAAAGACATCGTGGAAGGAGGCAGG GGTGCAGCGTCTGTCACTGAATTTTACGCCAAGAACTCTCGCTGGACCGAAGGACTCATCTCTGCCTCCAAAGCTGTGGGCTGGGGCGCCACCCAGCTGCT AGACTCAGCTGACCGGGTCGTGGGTGAAAATGGGACGTACGAGGAGCTCATCGCCTCTTCGCACGAGATCGCCGGGAGCACCGCACAGCTGGTCGCCGCCTCAAAG GTGAAGGCCGACCGCAACAACAAGAAGCTGTACACGCTGCAGCAGGCATCGCGTCATGTAAGAGACATGGCCGCTGTGGTCGTCACATCCACCAAACACGGGCAGAGGCAGATCTCCGATCAAG GTCCAATGGACTTCTCTGGCATGTCTCTGATCAAGctgaaaaaagaggaaatggaaGTTCAG GTGAAGGTACTGCAGCTGGAGAACCAGCTGGAGCAGGAGCGAGTCCACCTCGGGGAGCTGAGGAAGAAGCACTACGAGCTCGGCTCCTCCGTGTGCATCGAAGACGAGGACGGGGCTGAGAACttcccgccgccgccgccgcccaCTCTGCTCGACTCCACACCAGCAGCTCAGTCCTCTTCACAGACTTACCTGAACACCCAGAGCTACGCGAGCACCAATCCCTTCGCACCGGCTCAAACACAGGCGCCGCCTCAGTCGTACACACCAACGCAAACCTACACTTCACAGGCACAAACCAGTACACCATCTCAAACCTACACCCCTACACAAACCTACACCCCGTCTCAACCCTATACTGCTCCTCAACCATACACCCCATCCCAACCCTACACTCCGTCTCAAACCTACACTCCGTCTCAAACCTACACTTCACAGGCACAAACCAGTACACCATCTCAAACCTACACCCCTGCACTAACCTACACCCCGTCTCAACCCTATACTGCTCCTCAACCATACACCCCGTCTCAACCATACACCCCATCCCAACCCTACACCCCATCCCAACCCTACACTCCGTCTCAACCCTACACACCCTCCCAGCCTTACGTCCCAGCTCAGCCCTACACACCGAACCCAACCCAAAGTTACTTAAAACCTCTGTCACAGCCCTCATCAGAAGCATCCGCCAACACCCGGCCTAAGTCGCCGTCTCTGTCAGCCTCGAGGAAACCCAACATCTTCACCAAATCTGGAAACTTGCTGAAGAACGCG TTCAAACGAGGTGAAGCTGGAACGGGAGAGTCTTGA
- the denr gene encoding density-regulated protein, which produces MATTEMDSGSSESRSDHGTFDPDSKYPLKVLYCGVCSLPTEYCEYMPEPAKCRHWLEKNFPDVFARMTVGPASNAPKQETGTGEAPPAGEDEEKKKQKRGGRGQIRQKKKTVPQKVTIAKIPRAKKKYVTRVCGLATFDIELKEAQRFFAQKFSCGASVTAEDEIIIQGDFTDDIIDVIQEKWPEVDDDSIDDLGEVKK; this is translated from the exons ATGGCTACTACTGAGATGGATTCTGGTTCTTCAGAGAGCAGATCAGATCACGGCACGTTCGATCCGGATTCAAAGTACCCACTGAAAGTCCTTTACTGCGGAG TGTGCTCTCTGCCTACGGAG TACTGCGAGTACATGCCTGAGCCAGCCAAATGTAGGCACTGGCTTGAGAAGAACTTTCCAGATGTGTTTGCCAGGATGACTGTAG gTCCGGCATCGAACGCACCCAAGCAGGAAACCGGCACTGGAGAAGCTCCCCCTGCAGGCGAGgacgaggagaagaagaaacagaagagag GTGGAAGAGGTCAgatcagacagaaaaagaagacgGTGCCTCAGAAAGTCACGATAGCAAAAATCCCAAGAGCCAAGAAGAAATACGTCACACGGGTGTGCGGCCTGGCAACGTTTG ACATTGAACTCAAAGAGGCTCAGCGGTTCTTCGCCCAGAAATTCTCTTGTGGTGCCTCCGTGACAGCAGAGGATGAAATAATCATTCAGGGAGATTTTACAGACGACATCATCGACGTGATTCAAGAGAAATGGCCTGAG gtggaTGACGACAGCATCGACGATCTGGGTGAAGTGAAGAAGTGA
- the LOC104937605 gene encoding hydroxycarboxylic acid receptor 3 — MNLSQADVCCAFESPILDQVLPPILFLEFIFGLMGNFVALWMFIFHMDEWKPNAVYLTHLAVADSIVLFCLPFRADYYRRGKNWLHGDAMCRILLFLLAANRAAGIFFLTAVAVDRYLKIVHPLNRINQMGLGYALCVSLGLWGLIFLATGYLLADEHFFYNSNRTQCESFNICMGFSPLSTWHNTFYVVQFFLPTSIVAFCTTRITWQLRNRTLDKKGKIKRAVQFVMAVALIFITCFFPSTISRIAVWILKVWYDECKYFEEANLAFYTSVCFTYFNSVLNPVVYYFSSPVFSGAFKKLLNKLLGRSDDKDQKESSENEISTVDGKRS; from the coding sequence atgaatctctCTCAGGCGGACGTGTGCTGCGCCTTCGAGTCGCCCATCCTGGATCAGGTTTTACCCCCCATCCTGTTTTTGGAGTTCATATTTGGACTGATGGGGAACTTCGTCGCCCTGTGGATGTTCATCTTCCACATGGACGAGTGGAAACCCAACGCCGTGTACCTGACTCACCTGGCTGTAGCAGACTCCATCGTGCTGTTCTGCCTACCTTTCAGGGCTGACTACTACAGGCGTGGAAAAAACTGGCTCCACGGCGATGCCATGTGTCGTATCCTGCTCTTTCTGCTCGCCGCCAACCGTGCGGCGGGGATCTTCTTCCTCACGGCCGTGGCTGTCGATCGTTACTTGAAGATCGTCCACCCGTTGAACCGGATCAACCAAATGGGCCTTGGGTACGCTCTCTGCGTCTCCCTCGGCCTCTGGGGTCTGATTTTTCTCGCCACTGGATATCTTCTTGCCGACGAGCACTTCTTCTACAACAGCAACCGTACGCAGTGTGAGAGTTTCAACATCTGCATGGGCTTCAGCCCCCTCTCCACCTGGCACAACACCTTCTACGTCGTCCAGTTCTTCCTTCCCACTTCGATCGTCGCTTTCTGCACCACCAGAATCACGTGGCAGCTGAGAAACAGGACTTTGGACAAAAAGGGTAAAATCAAGCGAGCCGTTCAGTTTGTCATGGCCGTGGCTTTAATCTTTATCACCTGCTTCTTTCCCAGCACGATATCCCGCATAGCTGTGTGGATCCTAAAGGTGTGGTATGACGAATGCAAATACTTCGAAGAGGCCAACCTGGCGTTCTACACGTCAGTGTGTTTCACTTACTTCAACAGCGTCCTCAACCCTGTTGTGTATTATTTCTCGAGCCCTGTCTTCAGCGGCGCCTTCAAGAAGCTTCTGAATAAGTTGCTGGGAAGGAGCGATGACAAAGATCAGAAGGAATCATCCGAGAACGAGATTTCCACCGTTGATGGTAAAAGGTCATAA